From Verrucomicrobiota bacterium, a single genomic window includes:
- a CDS encoding helix-turn-helix domain-containing protein produces MQHRNPALFRSGDPNFMTSLARGIEVLSSFQNSATGLRASTISKRTGLSRAVVSRCLYTLSELGYVQQAEDGYYLKPKILSLSQTYFTANPLLSIAQEYLDRVKEQTGESCSIAVLDGSDVVYVARSAARRVMTVSLGIGSHLPAYCTSLGRVLLADLPSKGQRELLKNTKMVAPTKYTVTDINELIKILKSVHRQRYAMINEELEIGLRSLATPVRDQNGSVVAAMNIGLQAPLVSEEEMLEKMLPILSDAANELSSRIIL; encoded by the coding sequence ATGCAGCACCGAAATCCAGCTTTATTCCGGTCGGGCGACCCGAATTTCATGACATCCCTGGCTCGAGGAATTGAAGTACTTTCTTCCTTTCAAAACAGCGCCACCGGATTGAGGGCATCGACAATCAGCAAGCGTACGGGCTTATCCCGGGCAGTTGTGAGCCGTTGCTTGTACACCCTCTCTGAGCTCGGCTATGTTCAGCAAGCGGAAGACGGCTACTACCTGAAACCGAAGATTCTCTCTTTGAGCCAAACCTACTTTACAGCGAATCCGCTCCTTTCGATCGCCCAGGAGTATCTGGACCGGGTAAAGGAACAGACTGGGGAGTCCTGCTCAATAGCGGTTCTCGACGGCAGCGACGTCGTTTACGTCGCCCGATCTGCAGCCCGGCGGGTTATGACAGTATCCTTAGGGATCGGCAGTCACTTGCCAGCCTATTGCACATCTTTGGGTAGGGTTCTGCTCGCCGATCTTCCGTCCAAGGGACAAAGAGAACTACTGAAAAACACCAAGATGGTCGCTCCGACGAAATATACTGTCACCGACATTAACGAACTCATAAAAATCCTGAAAAGTGTACATCGTCAAAGATACGCGATGATAAATGAGGAGCTGGAGATCGGCCTGCGATCACTGGCAACACCGGTACGAGACCAGAATGGATCTGTCGTCGCAGCTATGAATATTGGCCTTCAAGCGCCGCTGGTCAGCGAAGAGGAAATGCTGGAAAAGATGCTTCCAATATTGAGTGACGCGGCAAACGAACTGAGCTCGCGCATTATCCTTTGA
- a CDS encoding DoxX family protein has translation MEIILSLLQILVGLLVLNVWTLRREKPTPWRGGDADSMRHEFRNYGLPLWFMEVIKWTKISLALLLVAGVWIPDITKTTAISMALLMAGAIAMHLKIRDPLPKSCPASAVLVACVAVAFS, from the coding sequence ATGGAAATCATCCTTTCGTTACTACAAATACTGGTCGGACTTTTAGTCCTTAACGTGTGGACTCTCCGCCGGGAAAAGCCAACTCCATGGCGCGGGGGCGACGCTGATTCCATGCGCCACGAGTTCCGCAACTACGGGTTGCCACTTTGGTTCATGGAAGTGATCAAGTGGACGAAAATATCTCTGGCACTCCTTTTGGTGGCTGGAGTCTGGATACCAGACATTACAAAAACGACCGCAATCAGCATGGCCCTTCTCATGGCAGGGGCCATTGCCATGCACCTGAAGATCCGAGATCCCTTACCTAAATCCTGCCCAGCTTCGGCCGTGCTTGTAGCCTGCGTAGCGGTAGCTTTTTCCTAA
- a CDS encoding FMN-binding negative transcriptional regulator, producing the protein MYTPPAFKVDDPDLIRKFIAENSFGILVSSVDGNAIQDTHTPFLLSEDGNYLLGHLARANDHWKAWKANAHTKVIFHGPHCYISPTFYKSDINVPTWNYTAVSIDGIIELIDDIEEQKTFMHSLLRANESAFPEPWFLDEENEQLMKLFSSIVFFKIRISNIEAKFKLNQNKSANDQMAVKERLSNSQSPFDQAVARLMDG; encoded by the coding sequence CAAGGTCGATGATCCGGATCTCATCCGGAAATTCATCGCAGAAAACAGTTTTGGGATTCTCGTATCATCGGTCGACGGCAACGCTATTCAAGACACCCACACACCATTCCTGCTGTCAGAAGACGGCAACTATTTACTGGGCCACCTCGCTCGTGCGAACGATCATTGGAAGGCGTGGAAAGCGAATGCGCACACAAAAGTGATCTTCCATGGCCCTCACTGCTACATATCGCCCACCTTCTACAAATCAGATATAAACGTACCCACTTGGAATTACACGGCTGTTTCTATTGATGGTATCATCGAACTTATCGATGATATTGAGGAACAGAAAACATTCATGCACTCTTTGTTACGGGCAAACGAGTCCGCATTCCCTGAACCCTGGTTTCTCGATGAAGAAAACGAACAGTTGATGAAGCTTTTCTCCTCCATTGTATTCTTCAAAATCCGCATATCAAATATCGAAGCGAAGTTCAAATTGAACCAGAACAAATCGGCGAACGATCAGATGGCAGTAAAAGAAAGACTTTCAAATAGCCAATCACCCTTTGATCAGGCTGTAGCAAGACTTATGGACGGCTAG